The following is a genomic window from Desulfofarcimen acetoxidans DSM 771.
TCTCTTAAACCCCAATTTACCCATATCATCCCATATTTATTCAAACATTAAACATACAGTAATAACCGTAAATGGTTCATCAACCGTTGTTACAATATATATCTGTCTACTATTAATAATTTTATGTAATAACACTTTAAAATCTCTACCATGAAATTGACACTCAATATCTTTACCATAACAACCACACCCATAGACATCAAAATCAGAAATATTTCTATCGGACATTTTAAGAATTGCATGGTCAGTAAGTTCATATTTCTTTGACAAAAATAATTTGTTAATCAAATCAACTGTTTCTTTGCTAATTTTTATATTTTTCCCATGAAACATGCTCTGCTCCAATTTCTAAATTATTTTCCTTATGTTTATTTTACTACATAATCATACCAGAGCGATGAAATTTTATTCCGGCGATCCATTAAATTAAGCTCCGATAAAAAGCATTATGAAAGGCCAACCACCTTTCCGATGATTGGCCTTTCTTGAATTATCAAATTAAATCGTGTTGCATCTGAGTCTTGGGGGGAGAATAATTGGTAGTCATTTACGGGGCCAGGCCCTAGGAAATGTAAGCATGTCTTGACAGTTTTTTACTGGGTCGAGTAGAAGTGAGCCTCTCAAACTTTAGGAGACGCTTTGTGTTCCCTGTTTCTCCCCGTTTCCTCTGGGAGTGTCACAATATATGCTCCATGACCTGATTGGACTCAAACAACGATAGGTAAGGGTCTTCCTCGCACATTACCGGAAATGGTTATGCCGTTCGGAAGCCCTTTTCCCCCGTTTCGCACCGGACTTGACACTTTCGCGTCATCCGGCGCTCCATCAACCTTACTTGC
Proteins encoded in this region:
- a CDS encoding DUF4258 domain-containing protein, whose translation is MFHGKNIKISKETVDLINKLFLSKKYELTDHAILKMSDRNISDFDVYGCGCYGKDIECQFHGRDFKVLLHKIINSRQIYIVTTVDEPFTVITVCLMFE